The following proteins are co-located in the Micromonospora coriariae genome:
- a CDS encoding ABC transporter permease, whose protein sequence is MSPFTGTRHLVRLILRRDRVVLPIWILLLAVLPASYAGTYAELYPTAAERATYLAGTASNPSIVALLGPVYGDSVGALTAQRAGLLALIAALVSVLTVVRHTRTEEEAGRRELLGATVLGRYAGLTAALLVTYAANLLLGLLTAAGLVAAGLPGAGSLIFGAGLALTGIVFATIGGLAAQLTESAAGARGIGLAALGLAFVLRLAGDAGGSGGTGGSAEWLSWISPLGWSARVRAFADERWWVLLLPVLFTAVVALVAYPVSVRRDLGAGVFPPRLGPATAGPRLAGPFGLAWRLHRGQLLGWTVGFGLLGLVLGGAADAAGDAVQGNQQVAEILARLGGTSALAEAYLGGTLSLTALAAAGYGIQAALRARAEETAGRAEPLLATAVSRTRWLMAHLLFALLGPAVVLSVTGLATGLAYGLSVGDVGGELPRLLGAGLAQVPAAWVLAGLAAVLVGWLPRFSAGAWAVLAGCLLLGQLGAVLELDQWALDLSPFTHTPQVLGPDWTATPLIALTAVTAALLTLALRTFQTRDLPTP, encoded by the coding sequence GTGAGCCCCTTCACCGGCACGCGGCACCTGGTGCGACTGATCCTGCGTCGGGACCGGGTCGTGCTGCCGATCTGGATCCTGCTGCTGGCCGTGCTGCCAGCCAGCTACGCCGGCACGTACGCCGAGCTGTATCCAACCGCCGCCGAGCGGGCCACGTACCTGGCCGGCACGGCGAGCAACCCGTCGATCGTCGCCCTGCTCGGCCCGGTGTACGGCGACAGCGTCGGCGCGCTCACCGCCCAGCGGGCCGGCCTGCTGGCGTTGATCGCCGCGCTGGTCAGCGTGCTCACCGTTGTCCGGCATACCCGGACCGAAGAGGAGGCCGGCCGGCGCGAGCTGCTCGGCGCCACAGTGCTGGGCCGGTATGCCGGGCTGACCGCCGCGTTGCTGGTGACGTACGCCGCGAACCTGCTGCTCGGTCTGCTCACCGCCGCCGGCCTGGTCGCTGCGGGACTGCCCGGTGCCGGATCGCTGATCTTCGGCGCCGGGCTGGCGCTCACCGGCATCGTCTTCGCCACGATCGGCGGACTGGCCGCGCAGCTCACCGAGAGCGCGGCCGGGGCGCGCGGGATCGGCCTGGCCGCGCTCGGGCTGGCCTTCGTGCTGCGGCTGGCCGGCGACGCGGGGGGTTCCGGCGGCACCGGCGGGAGCGCGGAGTGGCTGAGCTGGATCTCCCCGCTGGGCTGGTCGGCCCGGGTTCGGGCCTTCGCCGACGAACGCTGGTGGGTGCTGCTGCTGCCTGTGCTGTTCACTGCGGTGGTCGCGCTCGTCGCGTACCCCGTCTCGGTGCGCCGGGACCTCGGCGCCGGGGTGTTCCCGCCCCGGCTCGGCCCGGCGACCGCGGGGCCGCGGCTGGCGGGGCCGTTCGGCCTGGCCTGGCGACTGCATCGGGGCCAGTTGCTCGGCTGGACCGTCGGGTTCGGGCTGCTCGGCCTGGTGCTCGGGGGCGCGGCGGATGCGGCCGGCGACGCGGTGCAGGGCAATCAGCAGGTCGCCGAGATCCTGGCCCGGTTGGGCGGCACCTCCGCGCTCGCCGAGGCGTACCTCGGTGGGACGTTGAGCCTGACCGCGTTGGCCGCCGCCGGGTACGGCATCCAGGCCGCGCTGCGGGCGCGGGCGGAGGAGACCGCCGGGCGAGCCGAACCGCTGCTCGCCACGGCGGTGAGCCGGACCCGCTGGCTGATGGCGCACCTGCTCTTCGCCCTGCTCGGCCCGGCGGTGGTGCTCTCGGTGACCGGGCTCGCCACCGGGCTGGCATACGGCCTCAGCGTCGGAGACGTCGGGGGCGAGCTGCCCCGGCTGCTCGGTGCCGGGCTGGCCCAGGTGCCGGCGGCCTGGGTGCTGGCCGGGCTGGCGGCGGTGCTGGTCGGCTGGCTGCCACGGTTCTCCGCCGGCGCCTGGGCGGTGCTCGCCGGCTGCCTGCTGCTCGGTCAGCTCGGTGCGGTGCTGGAGCTGGACCAGTGGGCGCTGGACCTCTCCCCGTTCACCCACACCCCGCAGGTCCTCGGCCCCGACTGGACCGCCACCCCACTGATAGCCCTGACCGCCGTGACGGCCGCCCTGCTCACCCTGGCCCTACGCACCTTCCAAACCCGAGACCTCCCCACCCCCTAA
- a CDS encoding ABC transporter ATP-binding protein — METPIEVSGLVKTFGRTRALDGLDLTVRAGEVHGFLGPNGAGKSTTIRALLGLLRTDAGAVRLLGGDPWRDAVALHRRLAYVPGDVTLWPNLSGGEVIDLLGRMRGGLDPARRAELLESFELDPRKKGRAYSKGNRQKVGLVAALASDAELLILDEPTSGLDPLMEEVFQHWVHRAKADGRTVLLSSHILAEVEALCDRVTIIRNGRDVETGTLTDLRHLRRTSIEAELTGPVDGLGKLAGVHDLRVDGPRVRFDVENGALDAALRRLTEIGVRSLVSQPPTLEELFLRHYQAEPAVRS, encoded by the coding sequence ATGGAAACTCCCATTGAGGTGTCCGGCCTGGTCAAGACCTTCGGCCGGACCCGGGCGCTCGACGGTCTCGACCTGACCGTCCGCGCCGGCGAGGTGCACGGCTTCCTCGGCCCGAACGGCGCCGGCAAATCCACCACCATCCGAGCGCTGCTCGGCCTGCTGCGGACGGACGCGGGGGCCGTCCGACTGCTCGGTGGTGACCCGTGGCGCGACGCGGTGGCCCTGCACCGCCGCCTGGCGTACGTGCCGGGCGACGTGACGCTCTGGCCCAACCTCTCCGGCGGGGAGGTCATCGACCTGCTCGGCCGGATGCGCGGCGGTCTCGACCCGGCGCGCCGGGCCGAGCTGCTCGAATCCTTCGAGCTGGACCCGCGCAAGAAGGGTCGGGCGTACTCCAAGGGCAACCGGCAGAAGGTCGGCCTGGTGGCCGCCCTCGCCTCGGACGCCGAACTGCTCATCCTGGACGAGCCGACCTCCGGGCTGGACCCGCTGATGGAGGAGGTCTTCCAGCACTGGGTGCACCGGGCGAAGGCAGACGGCCGCACCGTGCTGCTCTCCAGCCACATCCTGGCCGAGGTGGAGGCGCTCTGCGACCGGGTGACGATCATCCGAAACGGTCGGGACGTCGAGACGGGCACCCTGACCGACCTGCGCCACCTGCGACGGACCTCGATCGAGGCCGAGCTGACCGGCCCGGTGGACGGGCTGGGGAAGCTGGCCGGCGTGCACGACCTGCGGGTGGACGGGCCCCGGGTGCGCTTCGACGTGGAGAACGGCGCGCTGGACGCCGCCCTGCGCCGACTCACCGAGATCGGCGTACGCAGCCTGGTCAGCCAGCCGCCCACGCTTGAGGAGCTGTTCCTGCGGCACTACCAGGCCGAGCCGGCGGTGCGGTCGTGA
- a CDS encoding GbsR/MarR family transcriptional regulator, giving the protein MAATDGHDPVHLFVERMALTFAEVGSPRMAARVLFTVMSADDPLTAAEIGERLGVSAAAVSGAVRYLTQFGMLIREPVPRSRRDRYRMPDNPWYEATITKTGIYKTFIDVAESGVTALGPDTPAGERVAEMRDFFLFVQEEIDSLGERWRARRAATGHVRPGEA; this is encoded by the coding sequence ATGGCAGCCACCGACGGCCACGACCCGGTGCACCTGTTCGTCGAGCGGATGGCCTTGACGTTCGCCGAGGTCGGTTCTCCGCGCATGGCCGCCCGGGTGCTGTTCACCGTGATGAGCGCGGACGATCCGTTGACCGCCGCCGAGATCGGCGAGCGGCTCGGAGTGAGCGCGGCGGCGGTCAGCGGCGCGGTCCGCTACCTCACCCAGTTCGGCATGCTGATCCGCGAACCGGTCCCGAGGTCCCGCCGGGATCGCTACCGGATGCCGGACAACCCCTGGTACGAGGCGACCATCACCAAGACCGGGATCTACAAGACGTTCATCGACGTGGCCGAGTCCGGGGTGACCGCCCTCGGGCCCGACACGCCGGCCGGCGAACGGGTGGCCGAGATGCGCGACTTCTTCCTCTTCGTGCAAGAGGAGATCGACTCGCTGGGCGAGCGCTGGCGGGCCCGACGGGCCGCCACCGGCCACGTCCGGCCCGGCGAGGCCTGA
- a CDS encoding response regulator, with the protein MTQIAKALLVDDRRENLMALEAILQGLPVQSVAVESGEAALKQLLVDDFAVILLDAQMPDMDGFETASHIKRRERTRHVPIIFLTAADRDAQLALRGYQVGAVDYLTKPFDPWVLRAKVSVFVELWVKTRQLAAQSDLVRERDTQWRRLTDAVDEATTLLRSDDPESRDRAVRLLEQARWGNTS; encoded by the coding sequence GTGACCCAGATCGCCAAGGCGCTGCTCGTGGACGACCGGCGGGAAAACCTGATGGCCCTGGAGGCGATCCTCCAGGGCCTGCCGGTCCAGTCGGTGGCGGTGGAGAGCGGCGAGGCGGCGCTCAAGCAACTGCTGGTGGACGACTTCGCGGTGATCCTGCTGGACGCTCAGATGCCGGACATGGACGGCTTCGAGACGGCCAGCCACATCAAGCGCCGGGAGCGGACCCGGCACGTGCCGATCATCTTCCTCACCGCCGCTGACCGGGACGCCCAGCTCGCCCTGCGCGGGTACCAGGTGGGCGCGGTGGACTACCTGACCAAGCCGTTCGACCCGTGGGTGCTGCGGGCCAAGGTGTCGGTCTTCGTCGAGTTGTGGGTGAAGACCCGGCAGCTGGCCGCCCAGTCGGACCTGGTGCGGGAGCGCGACACGCAGTGGCGGCGGCTCACCGACGCGGTCGACGAGGCGACCACCCTGCTCCGCTCCGACGACCCGGAGAGCCGGGACCGGGCGGTGCGGCTGCTGGAGCAGGCCCGCTGGGGCAACACCTCCTGA
- a CDS encoding HAMP domain-containing protein produces the protein MTTAKQSVADPSAADHEALLGELTEALRRVRRGDLKVRLPRRAGKGGEVADAFNEVVSLQERQYLDLRRISRIVGRDGRLTERLDDEGLDGSWAEGQRAINSLIDDLGRPTTEIARVIVAVADGDLSQHMALEIDGRPLRGEYLRIGRTVNTMVDQLSSFADEVTRVAREVGTEGKLGGQADVRGVAGTWKDLTDSVNTMASNLTYQVRSISQVSTAVAKGDLSQKITVSAKGEVAELAHTINYLTDTLRLFAEQVTRVAREVGTEGKLGGQAEVPNVAGTWKDLTDSVNSMASNLTAQVRNIAQVSTAVARGDLSQKITVAAQGEILELKDTVNTMVDQLSSFADEVTRVAREVGIEGKLGGQAQVRGVSGTWRDLTENVNQLAGNLTSQVRNISQVSTAVAKGDLSQKITVDAQGEILELKNTVNTMVDQLSSFADEVTRVAREVGTEGNLGGQAQVKGVSGTWRDLTDNVNSMASNLTSQVRNIASVTTAVAKGDLSQKITVDARGEILELKSTVNTMVDQLSSFADEVTRVAREVGTEGKLGGQAQVRGVAGTWRDLTDNVNSMASNLTAQVRNIAQVSTAVAKGDLSQKITVDARGEILELKSTVNTMVDQLSSFADEVTRVAREVGTEGKLGGQAQVKGVSGTWRDLTDNVNSMASNLTSQVRNIASVTTAVAKGDLSQKITVDAQGEILELKSTVNTMVDQLSSFADEVTRVAREVGIEGKLGGQAQVKGVSGTWRDLTENVNQLASTLTTQLRAIAQVSTSVTRGDLTQRIAVKAQGEVAELKDNINQMIVTLRETTKKNAEQGWLDSNLARIGGLLQGQRDLGEVCRMIMTEVTPLVDAQLGAFFLADDTDGSMRLRLTSSYGYVARGHDVTFGPGEGLVGQTALSRRTIRVSASPNSRLTLRSGLAETPPSDLVVLPVLFEGELLGVIEFASVAAFSELHLSFLERLVLTIGVAVNTIQANRRTEELLAQSQRLAHELQEQSAELQRTNAELEEKATLLSEQKGNIETKNREIELARLGLEEKAQQLTRASAYKSEFLANMSHELRTPLNSLLLLARLLAENSEQNLNPKQIEFARTIHSAGSDLLRLIDDILDLSKIEAGRMDVEPTEIRFAEIRGYVEQAFAPQAEEKGLDFQVRVSKDLPPALVTDAQRLQQILRNLLSNAVKFTDNGAVTLRIAPAAENAVFDVPALTNAQQVIAFTVIDTGIGISDDKLSIIFEAFQQADGTTSRRYGGTGLGLSISRDLARLIGGTITVASAPGQGSTFTLFVPHVLAPDAVVAPAPPSPQRAGLPSSLLMPPLELLPQRPEAPATRQLDGATVLIVDDDVRNVFALTSALELHGMTVLYSDNGADGVRLLAEHPEVDIVLMDAMMPDQDGYETTRQIRRNHRFADLPVVFLTAKAMPGDRESALAAGGSDYITKPVDLDDLIELMSSWISGSRTEETS, from the coding sequence ATGACCACGGCGAAGCAGTCGGTGGCGGATCCGTCCGCAGCCGACCACGAGGCGCTCCTCGGTGAGTTGACCGAGGCGCTGCGACGGGTCCGTCGCGGCGACCTGAAGGTCCGGCTGCCCCGCCGCGCCGGTAAGGGCGGCGAGGTGGCGGACGCCTTCAACGAGGTGGTCTCGCTCCAGGAACGGCAGTACCTGGACCTGCGGCGGATCAGCCGGATCGTCGGTCGGGACGGCCGGCTCACCGAGCGGCTCGACGACGAGGGGTTGGACGGCTCCTGGGCGGAGGGCCAGCGGGCGATCAACTCGCTGATCGACGACCTGGGCCGACCCACCACCGAGATCGCCCGGGTCATCGTGGCGGTGGCGGACGGCGACCTGTCCCAGCACATGGCGTTGGAGATCGACGGCCGGCCGCTGCGTGGTGAGTACCTGCGCATCGGGCGCACCGTGAACACCATGGTCGATCAGCTCTCGTCGTTCGCCGACGAGGTGACCCGGGTGGCCCGTGAGGTGGGCACCGAGGGCAAGCTGGGTGGTCAGGCCGACGTCCGGGGCGTCGCGGGCACCTGGAAGGACCTCACCGACTCGGTAAACACCATGGCGTCGAACCTCACCTACCAGGTGCGGTCGATCTCCCAGGTGTCCACGGCCGTGGCCAAGGGCGACCTGTCCCAGAAGATCACCGTGTCGGCCAAGGGTGAGGTCGCCGAGCTGGCGCACACCATCAACTACCTCACCGACACGTTGCGGCTCTTCGCCGAGCAGGTGACCCGGGTGGCCCGCGAGGTGGGCACCGAGGGCAAGCTGGGCGGCCAGGCCGAGGTGCCGAACGTGGCCGGCACCTGGAAGGACCTCACCGACAGCGTCAACTCGATGGCGTCGAACCTGACCGCCCAGGTCCGCAACATCGCCCAGGTGTCCACCGCGGTGGCCCGGGGTGACCTGTCGCAGAAGATCACGGTGGCGGCGCAGGGCGAGATCCTGGAGCTGAAGGACACCGTCAACACGATGGTGGACCAGTTGTCGTCGTTCGCCGACGAGGTGACCCGGGTGGCCCGCGAGGTGGGCATCGAGGGCAAGCTCGGCGGCCAGGCCCAGGTACGCGGCGTCTCCGGCACCTGGCGTGACCTCACCGAGAACGTCAACCAGCTGGCCGGCAACCTCACCAGCCAGGTCCGCAACATCTCCCAGGTCTCCACGGCGGTCGCCAAGGGTGACCTGTCGCAGAAGATCACGGTGGACGCCCAGGGCGAGATCCTGGAGCTGAAGAACACCGTCAACACGATGGTCGACCAGTTGTCGTCGTTCGCCGACGAGGTGACCCGGGTCGCGCGTGAGGTGGGCACCGAGGGCAACCTGGGCGGTCAGGCGCAGGTGAAGGGTGTCTCCGGCACCTGGCGGGACCTGACCGACAACGTGAACTCGATGGCGTCGAACCTGACCAGTCAGGTCCGCAACATCGCCTCGGTGACCACGGCGGTGGCGAAGGGTGACCTGTCACAGAAGATCACGGTGGACGCTCGGGGCGAGATCCTGGAGCTGAAGTCCACGGTCAACACGATGGTGGATCAGCTGTCGTCGTTCGCCGACGAGGTGACCCGGGTGGCCCGCGAGGTGGGCACCGAGGGCAAGCTGGGTGGCCAGGCGCAGGTACGCGGGGTCGCCGGCACCTGGCGGGACCTGACCGACAACGTCAACTCGATGGCGTCGAACCTGACCGCCCAGGTGCGCAACATCGCCCAGGTCTCCACGGCTGTGGCGAAGGGTGACCTGTCGCAGAAGATCACGGTGGACGCTCGGGGCGAGATCCTGGAGCTGAAGTCCACGGTCAACACCATGGTGGATCAGTTGTCGTCGTTCGCCGACGAGGTGACCCGGGTGGCCCGCGAGGTGGGCACCGAGGGCAAGCTCGGCGGTCAGGCGCAGGTGAAGGGTGTCTCCGGCACCTGGCGGGACCTGACCGACAACGTCAACTCGATGGCGTCGAACCTGACCAGCCAGGTCCGCAACATCGCCTCGGTGACCACGGCCGTGGCCAAGGGCGACCTGAGCCAGAAGATCACCGTGGACGCGCAGGGCGAGATCCTGGAGCTGAAGTCCACGGTGAACACGATGGTGGACCAGTTGTCGTCGTTCGCCGACGAGGTGACCCGGGTGGCCCGCGAGGTCGGCATCGAGGGCAAGCTCGGCGGTCAGGCGCAGGTGAAGGGTGTCTCCGGCACCTGGCGGGACCTGACCGAGAACGTCAACCAGCTCGCCTCGACGCTGACCACCCAGCTGCGGGCCATCGCCCAGGTGTCCACGTCGGTGACCCGTGGCGACCTGACCCAGCGGATCGCGGTCAAGGCGCAGGGCGAGGTCGCCGAGCTGAAGGACAACATCAACCAGATGATCGTCACCCTGCGGGAGACGACCAAGAAGAACGCCGAGCAGGGCTGGCTGGACTCGAACCTGGCCCGGATCGGCGGCCTGTTGCAGGGCCAGCGGGACCTGGGCGAGGTCTGCCGCATGATCATGACCGAGGTGACCCCGCTGGTCGACGCCCAGCTCGGCGCCTTCTTCCTGGCCGACGACACCGACGGCAGCATGCGGCTGCGGTTGACCTCCTCGTACGGGTACGTGGCGCGGGGGCACGACGTCACCTTCGGGCCGGGCGAGGGCCTGGTCGGGCAGACCGCGCTCTCCCGCCGGACGATCCGGGTCAGCGCCTCCCCGAACAGCCGACTCACCCTGCGCTCCGGGCTGGCCGAGACGCCCCCGTCCGACCTGGTGGTGCTCCCCGTGCTGTTCGAGGGCGAGCTGCTCGGGGTGATCGAGTTCGCCAGCGTTGCGGCCTTCTCCGAGCTGCACCTGTCGTTCCTGGAGCGGCTGGTGCTGACCATCGGCGTCGCGGTCAACACCATTCAGGCCAACCGGCGTACGGAGGAGCTGCTGGCCCAGTCGCAGCGGCTGGCGCACGAGCTCCAGGAGCAGTCCGCGGAGTTGCAGCGCACCAACGCCGAGCTGGAGGAGAAGGCCACCCTGCTCTCCGAGCAGAAGGGCAACATCGAGACGAAGAACCGGGAGATCGAGCTGGCCCGGCTCGGCCTGGAGGAGAAGGCGCAGCAGCTCACCCGGGCCTCGGCGTACAAGTCGGAGTTCCTGGCCAACATGAGCCACGAGCTGCGGACGCCGCTGAACTCGTTGCTGCTGCTGGCGCGGCTGCTGGCGGAGAACTCGGAGCAGAACCTCAACCCGAAGCAGATCGAGTTCGCCCGGACCATCCACAGCGCCGGCTCGGATCTGCTCCGGCTGATCGACGACATCCTGGACCTGTCCAAGATCGAGGCAGGTCGGATGGACGTCGAGCCGACCGAGATCCGGTTCGCGGAGATCCGCGGCTACGTGGAGCAGGCGTTCGCGCCGCAGGCCGAGGAGAAGGGCCTGGACTTCCAGGTGCGGGTGAGCAAGGATCTGCCGCCGGCGCTTGTCACCGACGCGCAGCGGTTGCAGCAGATCCTGCGCAACCTGCTCTCGAACGCGGTGAAGTTCACCGACAACGGCGCGGTGACGCTGCGGATCGCCCCGGCGGCGGAGAACGCGGTGTTCGACGTTCCGGCGTTGACCAACGCCCAGCAGGTGATCGCGTTCACGGTGATCGACACTGGGATCGGCATCTCCGACGACAAGCTGTCGATCATCTTCGAGGCGTTCCAGCAGGCCGACGGCACCACCAGCCGCCGTTACGGTGGCACCGGCCTGGGCCTGTCGATCAGCCGTGATCTGGCTCGGTTGATCGGCGGCACGATCACTGTGGCGTCGGCGCCGGGGCAGGGATCGACCTTCACCCTGTTCGTGCCGCACGTGCTGGCCCCGGACGCGGTGGTCGCACCTGCGCCGCCGTCCCCGCAGCGTGCCGGCCTGCCGTCGTCGCTGCTGATGCCGCCGCTGGAGCTGCTGCCGCAGCGGCCGGAGGCGCCGGCCACCCGGCAGCTGGACGGCGCGACCGTGCTGATCGTGGACGACGACGTGCGCAACGTCTTCGCCCTGACCAGTGCGTTGGAGCTGCACGGGATGACCGTGCTGTACTCGGACAACGGGGCGGACGGTGTCCGCCTGCTGGCCGAGCATCCGGAGGTGGACATCGTGCTGATGGACGCCATGATGCCGGACCAGGACGGGTACGAGACCACCCGCCAGATCCGGCGCAACCACCGGTTCGCCGACCTGCCGGTCGTCTTCCTGACCGCGAAGGCGATGCCGGGCGACCGTGAGTCGGCGCTCGCGGCCGGGGGCAGCGACTACATCACCAAGCCGGTCGACCTGGACGATCTGATCGAGCTGATGTCGTCCTGGATCAGCGGCAGCCGGACCGAGGAGACTTCGTGA